One genomic window of Medicago truncatula cultivar Jemalong A17 chromosome 1, MtrunA17r5.0-ANR, whole genome shotgun sequence includes the following:
- the LOC25485277 gene encoding uncharacterized protein, whose protein sequence is MLPMMFSHDFGDQIQQYATLVDPKRNQFEVLVERNNQGIYLTKGWHAIRDFYKVQFGSWVTVVFMGDGRFDIRMKNKFGKRIRYPTFNPPMNFRVEHSAVPVTVDWFVPRPFMHDGMNFQFTYEKKLAVADVESGFLELAEVGFAQMALDRETSIVDMVDENGNIWNCTLSFSMNPAPNFKIGGGWELMVKARKFAEGVRVVVGAPAVGMNLTLYFCVIRR, encoded by the exons ATGTTGCCCATGATGTTTTCCCATGATTTTGGAGACCAGATCCAACAATATGCTACTCTGGTGGATCCAAAACGCAATCAGTTTGAAGTGCTGGTTGAAAGGAATAACCAGGGGATTTATTTAACAAAGGGCTGGCACGCTATCCGTGATTTCTACAAAGTGCAGTTTGGTTCCTGGGTTACAGTTGTGTTTATGGGAGATGGAAGGTTTGATATTAGAATGAAGAACAAGTTTGGTAAAAGAATTCGTTACCCAACTTTTAACCCACCAATGAATTTTAGGGTTGAGCACAGTGCTGTTCCAGTCACCGTTGACTGGTTTGTTCCAAGGCCATTCATGCATGACGGGATGAACTTTCAGTTCACTTACGAGAAAAAGCTTGCTGTTGCTGATGTTGAAAGTGGATTTTTG gaaCTTGCTGAAGTTGGTTTTGCTCAAATGGCTTTGGATAGAGAAACTTCGATAGTAGATATGGTGGACGAAAATGGCAACATATGGAACTGCACCCTCAGTTTTTCAATGAATCCTGCTCCAAACTTCAAGATTGGAGGAGGTTGGGAGCTTATGGTCAAGGCTAGAAAGTTCGCGGAGGGTGTACGTGTGGTGGTTGGTGCTCCTGCGGTTGGCATGAATTTAACCCTCTACTTCTGTGTGATTCGTCGTTGA